A stretch of DNA from Candidatus Omnitrophota bacterium:
TACCGCGGCCGCTCTGGTTACCGCCGAAAAACTCAGCGCTTTACCCTTGAAAAAGATCAATGTGATCACCAAAAGTAATGAAGTTTTAAAGGTGCATTTTGAAAGGGAAGAGAGCTCATTCAAAAATGTATGGCTGGAAGGAAAAGCCAGGATAGTTTACCAGGGGGTATATTATGTTTAGCGGTTCTCTTGTAGCGCTGGTCACACCGTTCAAGAACGAAAGGATCGATGAAAAGAGGCTGAAAGAGTTGATAGAATTACATATCAATAACGGGACTTCCGGCATTGTCCCCTGCGGGACCACCGGGGAGTCGGCGACGTTATCTCCGGCCGAGCATGAACGGGTTATTGAGATCATCGTTAAACAGGTGAATAAAAGGATACCGGTTATGGCTGGGACGGGTTCTAATTCCACGGAAGAGGCGGTTGCTTTGACTAAACACGCGGCTGCCATCGGAGCGGATGCCTCTTTACAGATAGCGCCTTATTACAACCGGCCCACGCAAAAAGGCCTTTATCTGCATTTCAAGGCAGTAGCGGATGCCGCGGATATCCCGATCATCCTTTATAATATCGCATCGCGCACCGGGGTGAACATCGAACCGGAGACTATGGCAAGGCTGGCCAAAGAATGCAGGAATATAGTGGGCGTAAAAGAGGCCTCAGGCAGTTTAGAGCAGATGTCCCGGATAAGGGCGTTGTGCCCTGAAGGCTTCGACCTTATTTCAGGCGATGACGCGCTTACGCTTCCGCTTTTGTCCATCGGCGGCACAGGGATAATATCGGTAGTGGCGAATATCGTTCCCCGGGACGTGGCAGAGATGGTGAAGGAGTTTGAAAAAGGGGATGTCAAGAAAGCCCGGGAGATACATTATAAATTGCTTCCTTTGATCAAGGCGATGTTCATCGAGACCAATCCCATACCGGTAAAAACCGCGATGGGGCTTTTGGGGATGTGCGAACCGGACCTGCGGCTTCCGATGTGCGGGATGCTGCCGGAGAACCTGGAAAAATTAAAAAAGGCTTTGAAGGAATACGGACTTTTAAAATAGCCCTAAGCGGACAGCTGAAAGCTGAAAAGACGAGGTTGTTAAATGATAAAATTAGGAGTGGCCGGAGCGATCGGAAAAATGGGGAGAAGGATCATCGAAATGGCCCAGCAGGACAAGGATTTTGAAGTCGCGTTCGCGCTGGAGCGCAGAGGGATACCCGAGATCGGCAAGGAGATCGGCAGGCTGAAGATATCCTCCAATCCCGACGGGATGTTCCTGATCGATGTGTTCGTGGATTTTACCCTCCCCGAAGCCACCGACCAGCACCTGGATTATGTCGCCAGTTACAAGAAAGGCCTGGTCCTGGGGACTACCGGTTTGTCCGATAGCCAGATAAAAAAAGTCGAGGAAGTATCTAAAGTGGTCCCGGTGGTTTTTTCCCCTAATATGTCCATCGGGGTGAACACGCTTTTTAATGTCCTGCCGGAGATCGCCAAAAAGCTCGGCCCGGATTACAGCATAGAGATAGTCGAGGCCCATCATAAGTTCAAGAAGGACGCGCCTTCGGGCACGGCCAAGAAGCTGGCCCAGGTGATAACTTCGGTAACCGGGAAAACGATACCTACCCATGCCATAAGGCTGGGGGATATATTCGGCGACCACACGGTGATCTTCTGCGGCAATTCCGAACGCATTGAAATAAAGCACCAGGCGCATAACCGCGACCTTTTTGTGGTCGGGGCTTTGAAAGCGGCGAAATGGATCGCCGATAAGCCCGCGGGATTATACACTATGCAGGATGTGTTATTTGGGGGTAGATAAAATGGATCCGCTGCTCAAAAGAATATTGGACGCTTCAGGCGTTTCAGGATACGAGGAAGAGATCGCCGGGATAATGAAGGCCGAGCTTAAGAAAAGCTGCGATGAGGTTTTGATCGATAATTTCGGCAATGTCATCGCCAGGAAGGGCCCGCCTGCCGGCAGGCAGGGAAAAGGCAAGGTCAAGATAATGCTCGCCGCGCATATGGACGAGATCGGTTTATTGGTCAAGCATATCTCCAAAGAAGGTTACTTGAATTTTATCAAGGTCGGCGGGATCGATGACCGCGTGCTGGTTGGCCAGAAGGTAATAGTCAAATCCAAGGGCCAGGATATTTATGGGATAATCGGGACAAAACCGCCGCATCTTCAGAAAGACGAAGAACGCAAGCATCCGCTTAAATACGAGGATATGTTTATCGATATCGGCGCCAAAAGCAGGGAAGACGCGGAAAAAAGAGTAAGCATCGCTGATCCGGTGGTTTTTGATTCGCAATCCGGGGTATTGAACGGCCCTTTATGCTACGGCAAAGCGGTGGATAACCGCGTAGGCTGTTACGCCCTGATCAAGATCATGGAGAAATTAAAGGTTAACGCCGAGGTTTACGCTGTGGCTACTGTCCAGGAAGAGGTGGGCTTAAAAGGCGCCAGGACATCGTCATTCAAGATCAACCCGGATTTCGCCATTGCCCTGGATACCTCGGTTGCCGGGGATACCCCGGGGATAAAGGAAACAGAATCTTCGCTTAAGCTGGGCAGCGGCGCAGGCATTACTATTATCGAGGCTTCCGGAAGAGGCCTGATCGTCAGCCGCAAGATCAAGGATATGTTCGTAGATACCGCCAAAAAGAATAAGATAAAATACCAGATGGATGTGCTGGAAGGCGGGATGACCGACGGGGCGATAATCTATATGAACCGCGAGGGCGTATCCACCGGAGTGCTGAGCATCCCTACCCGGTATGTTCACGCGCCTACCGGAGTGTTTTCTATCGATGATCTGGAGTCTGTAGTGGAATTGGCGGTTAAAATAGCCGAAAAGGTAGCTAAAGGATATTAGAAAGGAGCAAAGTATTTAAATGGAATTTTCGATCTCAAAACGCCTGCAGGAATTGCCGCCGTATCTTTTTCTGGAAATCGATAAAGCCAAAAGAAAGGCGCGCCAGGAAGGCCGCGATATAATCGATTTAGGCATAGGCGACCCGGACCAGCCTACGCCGGATTTCATTATTCAATCATTGCAGAAGGCCGCGACTGACCCGGCGAACCACCGTTATGCCCTGGACCAGGGGATGCCGGTTTTGCGCCAGGCGATCAGCGAGTGGTATAAAGAGCGGTTCGGGGTTAATCTGGAGCCGGATCACGAGGTGCTTCCTTTGATCGGCTCAAAAGAAGGGATAGCGCATTTCCCTCTGGCATTCACCAATCCCGGGGAATATTCTTTAGTGCCGGACCCGTGTTATCCCCCTTATAAAGGCGGGACGATCTTTGCCGGAGGCAAGCCCTATTTGATGCCTTTGCTGGAAAAGAACAAATTTCTTCCTGACCTGAAAGCGATCCCTCAATCCGTGCTTGAAAAAGCCAGGATGATCTATCTTAATTATCCGAATAATCCCACCGGCGCCACCTGTGAAAAGGATTTTTATGAGCAGGTAATAAATCTCGCGTTGAAATATAAGCTCATAGTCATTTCAGATCTGGCATATTCGGAAATGGCTTATGACGGCTATAAACCTTTGAGTTTTCTGGATGTGGATGGCGCCAAAGAAGTCGGAATTGAATTCCATTCGCTTTCCAAGACCTGCAATATGACCGGCTGGAGAGTGGGCTGGGCCTGCGGAAATAAGGCCCTGGTTGCCGGACTGGCTAAAGTCAAGTCCAATATCGATTCCGGGATATTCTCCGCGGTCCAGGTCAGCGCGGTAACGGCAATAAAGGAAAGCGGCAGCCATATCAGCAAGATGTGTAAGGTGTACGAGGAGCGCAGGGATATCCTGCGGACGGATTGAACGCCATGGGCTGGAAGGTGAATAAACCCAAGGCTACTTTTTACGTCTGGGCAGACATTCCCAAGGGCAACAAGTCTATAGATTTCTGCGCCAGGATCCTGGAAAAGGCGAACATCGTGGTCACCCCTGGCGTGGGATTCGGAGAAAGCGGCGAAGGTTATATCCGGTTCGCTTTGACCGTGGATAAGGCCAGGATAAAGGAAGCAGTGGAGAGGTTGAAGAAAATAATTTAAGTCGAATTATATGGCCACTTGTTACATAGGTATTGGTTCTAACCTCGGCGATAGAAGATATCATATCGATAAAGCCATAAAAGAGATCCGTATGCTTGGTGTAACCAAAGTAAAGAAAATCTCCCGCATCATTGAAACTTTACCGCAAGGCGGCCCTGTTCAGGGCCCGTATCTTAACGGCGTATTGGAAATCGAGACGCAACTCAGCCCCTATCAGCTTTTGCAGGAACTCCAAAAAATAGAAACAGCCCTGGGAAGGGTGCGCGCAGTAGTCAACGGCCCGCGCACCATTGACCTGGATATATTGACTTACGCCGGCCTGCGTATCCATGAGGACGCGCTGTGTATACCGCATCCCAGGATGATGGAGCGCGATTTTGTCCTTGGCCCTTTAAAAGAGATCGCCCCTGAGGTTATAGGCAGTCTCCGGAAAGCAAAAGGTAAACCAGTTAAACCCGGA
This window harbors:
- the dapA gene encoding 4-hydroxy-tetrahydrodipicolinate synthase; translated protein: MFSGSLVALVTPFKNERIDEKRLKELIELHINNGTSGIVPCGTTGESATLSPAEHERVIEIIVKQVNKRIPVMAGTGSNSTEEAVALTKHAAAIGADASLQIAPYYNRPTQKGLYLHFKAVADAADIPIILYNIASRTGVNIEPETMARLAKECRNIVGVKEASGSLEQMSRIRALCPEGFDLISGDDALTLPLLSIGGTGIISVVANIVPRDVAEMVKEFEKGDVKKAREIHYKLLPLIKAMFIETNPIPVKTAMGLLGMCEPDLRLPMCGMLPENLEKLKKALKEYGLLK
- the dapB gene encoding 4-hydroxy-tetrahydrodipicolinate reductase — its product is MIKLGVAGAIGKMGRRIIEMAQQDKDFEVAFALERRGIPEIGKEIGRLKISSNPDGMFLIDVFVDFTLPEATDQHLDYVASYKKGLVLGTTGLSDSQIKKVEEVSKVVPVVFSPNMSIGVNTLFNVLPEIAKKLGPDYSIEIVEAHHKFKKDAPSGTAKKLAQVITSVTGKTIPTHAIRLGDIFGDHTVIFCGNSERIEIKHQAHNRDLFVVGALKAAKWIADKPAGLYTMQDVLFGGR
- a CDS encoding M42 family metallopeptidase; translation: MDPLLKRILDASGVSGYEEEIAGIMKAELKKSCDEVLIDNFGNVIARKGPPAGRQGKGKVKIMLAAHMDEIGLLVKHISKEGYLNFIKVGGIDDRVLVGQKVIVKSKGQDIYGIIGTKPPHLQKDEERKHPLKYEDMFIDIGAKSREDAEKRVSIADPVVFDSQSGVLNGPLCYGKAVDNRVGCYALIKIMEKLKVNAEVYAVATVQEEVGLKGARTSSFKINPDFAIALDTSVAGDTPGIKETESSLKLGSGAGITIIEASGRGLIVSRKIKDMFVDTAKKNKIKYQMDVLEGGMTDGAIIYMNREGVSTGVLSIPTRYVHAPTGVFSIDDLESVVELAVKIAEKVAKGY
- the folK gene encoding 2-amino-4-hydroxy-6-hydroxymethyldihydropteridine diphosphokinase, translated to MATCYIGIGSNLGDRRYHIDKAIKEIRMLGVTKVKKISRIIETLPQGGPVQGPYLNGVLEIETQLSPYQLLQELQKIETALGRVRAVVNGPRTIDLDILTYAGLRIHEDALCIPHPRMMERDFVLGPLKEIAPEVIGSLRKAKGKPVKPGFKRKAIVKRRSKAKK